In Clostridia bacterium, a genomic segment contains:
- a CDS encoding arylamine N-acetyltransferase — protein sequence MDIQKYFKRIGLAENTKIEQTYEFLKALQYANVTNVPYENLDLVDKIPLSLEPADLYDKIVNRARGGYCFEVNGLLSHMLSEMGFETCDYLARYLRNETTIPFRRHRVVAVQCEDGVYILDVGIGQTAPRYPLKLEVGLVQEQFGETYKFEKNEFGEWELYDLYQGKWRIFYSFSEERQYNIDFVPPSFYCEAHPDSIFNKTLMIAMKTENGRKTIDDRTFKVFENEKIVHIEENMNDQRRAEVLEVEFGLK from the coding sequence ATGGATATCCAAAAATACTTTAAGCGTATTGGGTTGGCGGAAAATACCAAGATAGAACAAACCTATGAATTTTTAAAGGCGCTTCAGTATGCAAATGTTACAAATGTACCGTACGAAAATCTGGATTTGGTAGACAAAATACCGCTGTCTTTAGAGCCTGCTGATTTATATGATAAAATTGTAAATCGCGCTCGTGGCGGATATTGCTTTGAAGTAAACGGATTGTTATCGCATATGCTTTCCGAAATGGGGTTTGAAACCTGCGACTATTTGGCAAGATATCTGCGAAACGAAACCACAATCCCGTTTCGCCGTCACAGAGTTGTAGCGGTTCAGTGCGAAGATGGTGTATATATTTTGGATGTGGGCATCGGACAAACAGCACCGCGTTATCCGCTTAAATTAGAGGTCGGTTTGGTGCAGGAACAGTTTGGCGAAACCTATAAATTCGAGAAAAACGAGTTTGGTGAATGGGAGCTTTATGACCTGTATCAGGGGAAGTGGCGTATTTTCTATTCTTTTTCGGAAGAAAGACAGTATAACATCGATTTTGTTCCGCCTTCTTTTTATTGCGAAGCACATCCCGATTCCATCTTCAACAAAACTTTAATGATTGCCATGAAAACCGAAAACGGAAGAAAAACCATTGATGACAGAACCTTTAAAGTGTTTGAAAACGAAAAAATCGTTCATATTGAAGAAAATATGAACGACCAAAGACGAGCCGAAGTGCTTGAAGTGGAATTTGGATTGAAATAA